A stretch of the Musa acuminata AAA Group cultivar baxijiao chromosome BXJ2-7, Cavendish_Baxijiao_AAA, whole genome shotgun sequence genome encodes the following:
- the LOC103993069 gene encoding calcium-binding protein PBP1, whose protein sequence is MAEDSISFQDFLPSMAEKLGGEGLMEELCKGFQLLMDPESRLITLDSLRRNAAALGLEGLKDDELRGMLREGDLDGDGALDQIEFCVLMVRLSPELMEVSEKLVEDAMGMGRWNGP, encoded by the coding sequence ATGGCGGAGGATTCAATCAGTTTCCAGGACTTCTTGCCGTCGATGGCGGAGAAGCTGGGCGGCGAAGGGCTGATGGAGGAGCTCTGCAAGGGGTTTCAGCTGCTGATGGACCCCGAGAGCCGCCTGATCACGCTCGACAGCCTCAGGAGGAACGCCGCCGCGCTGGGGCTCGAGGGGTTGAAGGACGATGAACTCCGGGGGATGTTGCGGGAGGGCGACTTGGACGGAGATGGAGCGTTGGATCAGATAGAGTTCTGTGTTCTGATGGTGAGGTTGAGCCCGGAGCTGATGGAAGTGTCGGAGAAGCTGGTGGAAGACGCTATGGGAATGGGGAGGTGGAATGGACCGTAG
- the LOC135580982 gene encoding zinc finger CCCH domain-containing protein 24-like, which yields MCGGPERIKSSSSSVSSPAPSSQEDQQQRSPAAGMNVLTVDIDNSSSLLELAANDDVDALKVALDRDPSAIEEVGLWYGRRKGFSRMVLEHRTPLMVAATYGSLDVLKLIVSLPSVDVNRVSGPDSTTALHCAASGGSLQAVDSVKILLAAGADPTLVDVNGNRPADVIVVPPKVAFAKTVLEQLLGRSTSLSDGSYHSHLPLHVLTSSPNSSSPPLSLSPGEDGSPSSESTSSPPTARFLDLPPVTVSEKKEYPVDPSLPDIKNSIYATDEFRMFSFKIRPCSRAYSHDWTECPFVHPGENARRRDPRKYHYSCVPCPDFRKGACRRGDMCEYAHGVFECWLHPAQYRTRLCKDGTNCSRRVCFFAHTNDELRPLYMSTGSAVPSPRASSSAMEMAAAMGFMPGSPSSVSAIMSPFTPPMSPSANGVSQSSLAWPQSNVPMLNLPAGNLQSSRLRSSLSARDMPVNDFSVMSEFDTQQLLSDLCYPHPSPSAGSRSVLTKTLTPSNLDDFFAAEMASSPRYNSDHGTIFSPSQRTAVINQFQQQENLLSPINTSVFSPKAVDTQHLSAHSSILQSSLNVSSPGLMSPRSVDPASPMSSRLAILTQRDKQQRQQSLQSLSSRDLSPISSTIVGSPINSSWAKWASPSGTADWGVNGKELGHLRQSSSSEMRGNGEEPDVSWVHSLVKESPPEKVVPTAMAPAGPSDFSAIGAESSISNDQLDGHDQAAVLGAWLEQMQLDQMVS from the coding sequence ATGTGCGGTGGTCCAGAACGCATAAAGTCCTCGTCGTCGTCTGTGTCATCGCCGGCTCCTAGTTCACAAGAAGACCAACAGCAACGCTCTCCGGCCGCTGGGATGAACGTCCTCACCGTCGACATCGACAACTCTTCGAGCCTTCTCGAGCTAGCTGCTAACGACGATGTGGATGCCCTCAAGGTTGCCCTCGATCGCGACCCGTCAGCCATCGAGGAGGTCGGCCTCTGGTACGGCCGTAGGAAGGGCTTCAGTCGCATGGTGCTCGAGCACCGGACTCCATTGATGGTGGCCGCCACATACGGTAGTCTAGACGTCCTCAAGCTCATCGTCTCGCTGCCTTCTGTTGATGTCAACCGTGTCTCCGGCCCTGATAGCACCACTGCCCTCCACTGTGCCGCATCCGGCGGATCCTTACAAGCTGTTGATTCTGTGAAGATACTCCTTGCGGCCGGTGCCGATCCCACTTTGGTGGACGTCAACGGAAACCGCCCGGCTGATGTCATCGTGGTACCTCCCAAGGTGGCTTTTGCGAAGACTGTCCTCGAACAACTACTTGGAAGGAGCACTAGTCTTTCGGATGGTTCATATCACTCCCATCTTCCTCTTCATGTTTTGACCAGCTCGCCGAACTCCAGTTCGCCACCGCTTTCTTTGTCTCCTGGCGAGGATGGTTCCCCATCGTCCGAGTCCACTTCGTCTCCTCCCACGGCGAGGTTCCTCGACCTTCCTCCAGTGACCGTGTCCGAGAAGAAAGAGTATCCTGTTGATCCATCTCTCCCGGACATCAAGAACAGCATCTATGCCACAGACGAATTCCGGATGTTCTCGTTCAAAATCCGCCCATGCTCCCGTGCATATTCCCATGACTGGACCGAATGTCCCTTCGTCCATCCTGGTGAGAATGCTCGGCGGCGCGACCCGAGGAAGTACCACTACAGCTGCGTCCCTTGCCCTGACTTTCGGAAGGGAGCGTGCCGGAGGGGAGACATGTGTGAGTATGCACATGGGGTGTTCGAGTGCTGGCTTCACCCGGCACAATATCGCACGAGGCTCTGCAAGGACGGGACCAACTGCTCCCGCCGGGTATGTTTCTTTGCACACACAAATGATGAGCTCCGCCCACTCTATATGTCGACTGGCTCTGCTGTGCCCTCTCCCCGAGCCTCCTCTTCTGCGATGGAGATGGCTGCAGCGATGGGGTTCATGCCCGGGTCACCATCTTCGGTTTCTGCTATTATGTCTCCCTTCACACCGCCCATGTCACCATCGGCCAATGGTGTTAGCCAGTCTTCATTGGCTTGGCCACAGTCGAATGTGCCCATGTTGAATCTTCCTGCCGGCAATCTTCAGTCGAGCAGGCTGCGGTCATCCCTTAGCGCAAGGGACATGCCGGTAAATGACTTCTCGGTGATGTCCGAGTTTGATACCCAGCAGCTGTTGAGTGACTTGTGCTACCCCCATCCGAGCCCATCAGCGGGGAGTCGTTCTGTTCTAACCAAAACTCTGACCCCTTCAAACCTTGATGACTTCTTTGCAGCTGAGATGGCCTCATCTCCGAGGTATAATTCCGATCACGGGACTATTTTTTCCCCATCTCAAAGGACTGCTGTCATCAATCAGTTCCAGCAACAGGAAAACCTCCTCTCACCCATTAACACAAGTGTGTTCTCCCCGAAGGCTGTTGATACTCAGCATCTATCTGCTCATTCATCCATCTTGCAGTCCTCTCTCAATGTCTCTTCACCTGGTCTCATGTCTCCACGAAGTGTGGATCCTGCCTCTCCAATGAGTTCTCGCCTGGCTATTCTCACGCAGAGGGAtaagcagcagcggcagcagtcACTGCAGAGCCTGAGCTCTCGTGATCTCAGTCCGATTTCATCTACGATTGTGGGCTCTCCTATTAACTCATCATGGGCCAAGTGGGCATCTCCCTCTGGTACAGCTGACTGGGGAGTGAACGGCAAGGAGCTTGGACATCTCAGGCAATCATCTTCCTCTGAGATGCGGGGTAATGGGGAGGAGCCTGATGTTTCTTGGGTCCATTCTCTAGTGAAGGAATCACCGCCTGAGAAAGTTGTACCTACTGCAATGGCTCCTGCTGGCCCTTCTGACTTTTCTGCCATTGGTGCTGAGAGTTCAATTTCAAATGATCAGTTGGATGGGCATGATCAAGCTGCGGTGCTTGGTGCATGGCTTGAACAGATGCAGCTTGATCAGATGGTAAGTTGA